A region from the Phycisphaeraceae bacterium genome encodes:
- the rplI gene encoding 50S ribosomal protein L9 has translation MKQIELLLTENVDNLGIVGDVVKVRPGYARNFLLPRGMATTPTPGNVKRLAARRAEVEKEMKARRAALEATLEKLKGHEITIQRSANEQGVLFGGVSQHEIAEALRSEGHQIEDRMVRIGETIKRLDSYHIPIVLANDLKCEIKLWVVSDKPSDQLGDQDRKDEDAGASAGTAESSAEKTVRKSRKHREEEAGEVKETRGKGSKAEESKDAGDSDAKPRKKGKKVDAE, from the coding sequence ATGAAACAGATCGAATTGCTTCTGACCGAAAACGTGGACAACTTGGGTATCGTTGGTGACGTCGTAAAAGTTCGTCCGGGTTATGCCCGCAATTTTCTTCTTCCGCGAGGGATGGCGACCACCCCGACTCCCGGCAATGTGAAGCGACTGGCTGCGCGTCGGGCGGAGGTCGAAAAAGAAATGAAAGCCCGCCGTGCGGCTCTCGAAGCCACTCTTGAAAAACTCAAGGGGCACGAAATTACCATTCAACGATCCGCCAACGAGCAGGGGGTTCTTTTCGGCGGTGTCAGTCAGCATGAAATCGCTGAGGCGCTCCGCAGTGAAGGGCATCAGATTGAAGATCGTATGGTACGGATCGGTGAAACGATCAAGAGACTCGACAGCTATCACATTCCTATTGTCCTGGCCAACGATCTCAAATGTGAGATCAAACTTTGGGTAGTCAGTGATAAACCCAGTGACCAGCTCGGCGATCAAGATCGCAAAGACGAGGATGCCGGTGCATCAGCCGGCACCGCTGAAAGTTCGGCAGAAAAGACCGTACGAAAGTCTCGTAAACACCGTGAGGAAGAAGCCGGTGAAGTGAAAGAGACTAGGGGTAAGGGCAGCAAAGCCGAGGAATCTAAAGACGCTGGTGATTCCGACGCTAAACCCCGGAAAAAGGGTAAGAAGGTCGACGCCGAGTAA